In Fluviispira sanaruensis, a genomic segment contains:
- the lepB gene encoding signal peptidase I, translating into MNKVFKEIRSILTIIAVIFIFRSSILNWYVIPTGSLMPTLKVGDHVVVNKLSYGIMLPLMQTRIFSWDQPKRGDIVVFEGPETEKKITLIKRVVGVGGDRVKFTNGILTVNGILAKQELQADRSILERLGGNENPDNLNLYIESGFSKYPHFILKKKWGGITDSQTQTWVVPEGKLLLVGDNRDNSEDGRFWGFVDEKNIYGRAFAISYSTYDKPGSFLPEFRNDRWFKEITN; encoded by the coding sequence ATGAATAAAGTGTTTAAAGAAATAAGATCGATATTAACTATTATAGCAGTTATTTTTATTTTTAGATCGTCCATTTTAAATTGGTATGTCATACCGACTGGATCATTAATGCCTACATTAAAAGTAGGAGATCACGTTGTTGTCAATAAACTTTCTTATGGCATAATGTTACCGCTCATGCAAACCCGTATATTCAGCTGGGATCAACCTAAAAGAGGTGATATCGTTGTCTTTGAAGGGCCTGAAACTGAAAAGAAAATCACATTAATTAAGCGGGTTGTAGGAGTAGGTGGCGATAGGGTCAAGTTTACAAATGGCATATTAACAGTTAATGGCATTCTCGCCAAACAGGAATTGCAAGCGGATCGCTCCATTCTTGAACGACTTGGCGGAAATGAAAACCCAGACAATTTAAATTTATATATTGAATCCGGTTTCAGTAAATATCCACACTTTATTCTTAAAAAGAAATGGGGTGGAATAACAGACAGTCAAACTCAAACTTGGGTTGTGCCAGAAGGTAAACTTTTATTAGTGGGTGACAATCGCGACAATTCTGAAGATGGACGTTTCTGGGGCTTTGTTGACGAAAAAAATATTTATGGCCGTGCTTTTGCCATTTCCTACTCCACTTATGACAAACCAGGATCATTCTTACCTGAATTTCGTAATGATCGTTGGTTTAAAGAAATCACGAATTGA
- a CDS encoding chemotaxis protein CheW codes for MLNDNHMNESHINETDTEGSIDNRYLCFSLGHERFAIPLLQVREVIGVPEFTRIPYAPKYFCGIMNLRGKVISVIDLREKLNIQSRGKEENCVIVCNLDHILMGALVDSIDFVANIKKEEILEKPETQTTVRTDFIKGLYNYKHELIVFLHLAKTLSIEDILQIQKSNGTEQI; via the coding sequence ATGCTCAATGATAATCATATGAACGAGAGTCATATTAACGAAACAGATACAGAAGGTTCTATCGATAATCGTTATCTTTGCTTCAGTCTTGGCCATGAACGATTTGCCATACCTCTTTTGCAGGTGCGAGAAGTCATTGGAGTGCCTGAATTTACTCGTATCCCTTATGCACCTAAATATTTCTGCGGAATTATGAATTTGCGTGGGAAAGTAATCAGTGTCATAGACTTAAGGGAAAAGCTCAATATCCAAAGCCGTGGAAAAGAAGAAAATTGCGTGATAGTTTGCAATTTAGATCATATTTTAATGGGTGCGCTTGTTGATTCCATCGATTTTGTTGCTAATATAAAAAAAGAAGAAATACTTGAAAAGCCAGAAACTCAAACAACTGTGCGAACCGATTTTATAAAAGGTTTGTACAATTATAAACATGAACTCATCGTCTTTTTACATTTAGCCAAGACATTAAGTATAGAAGATATATTACAAATACAAAAATCTAATGGAACTGAGCAAATATAG
- the cheB gene encoding chemotaxis-specific protein-glutamate methyltransferase CheB, whose translation MEQAEELIIHGILKLTHAETGMVLTEENKNMLESRIKKRMINLGIDTLYQYDLYLKKNLEAEKPSLISLLTTHHSYFFREYFHFEEIETKYLDSLLEKNNQQELQIWSAACSQGQEPYSIAMLMEKLKKQKKYSNLNYKILASDIDQESINFAKNGVYYFKDIEKIPKVYITGNWQRGIGELSPYVKIKDHIKQKIEFKKINLLDSMSLFSNKIFDIIFCRNVLIYFNTDQINKIIKSILKYLKPNGILILGISESINKNELMLNLIDKSIYMHLEFTNSLSEEEIIAIPEKKLIRVFCIDDSVTILRQLERILTNERGFKIVGTASSAAEARCSISNLPTIDVVILDLYLPDESGIDYLKSIPNIDKHPPVLIMSSVERDSNQMALEALKYGAVDYVEKIGLENIKKLSDELCFKIETIYIENKDNNKIIQKNTHSKKEKIKILIVEDSETIRYQIKKMLSANNDLEVIAELSDPLLIEETIEKYKPDVLTLDIKLPKMNGVEVLKKLIPKRKIPTIIVSSLNMNEGSLVMDALAYGAVDYFQKPELARMEEEANILIEKILNAKNARIRVYDKKGTAKSKSQTGIVDKNFLICIGSSTGGTEAIKYILQDLPENIPPILIVQHIPKIFSAAFAQSLNALCPFEVVEAKNNDIIYANKVYIAPGSFQMKVERIQDKLVIKIFDSTNGLIHRPSIDVLFHSVANLGLRKTMGIILTGMGSDGAKGLKHLKETGAITIAQNEASCVIFGMPKEAINLNAVDYIEPLESISNRITNIISSKQQSARIIKN comes from the coding sequence ATGGAGCAGGCAGAAGAGCTCATCATACATGGAATATTAAAACTCACCCATGCAGAAACGGGAATGGTGTTAACTGAAGAAAATAAAAATATGCTTGAATCACGCATTAAAAAAAGAATGATAAATTTAGGAATTGATACGCTTTATCAATATGATCTTTACCTTAAAAAGAATTTAGAAGCTGAAAAACCATCGCTTATTTCTTTACTCACAACTCATCATTCTTACTTTTTTAGAGAATATTTTCATTTTGAAGAAATTGAGACGAAATATCTTGATAGTTTACTCGAAAAAAATAATCAACAAGAATTACAAATTTGGAGCGCAGCATGTAGCCAAGGACAAGAGCCTTATTCAATCGCAATGCTGATGGAGAAATTAAAAAAACAAAAAAAATACAGTAACTTAAACTATAAAATCTTAGCGAGTGATATTGATCAAGAGTCAATTAATTTTGCTAAAAATGGGGTTTATTATTTTAAAGATATTGAGAAAATTCCAAAAGTTTATATAACAGGTAATTGGCAAAGAGGCATAGGTGAATTAAGCCCGTATGTTAAAATTAAAGATCATATTAAACAAAAAATTGAATTCAAGAAAATTAACTTGCTTGATTCAATGTCATTATTTTCTAACAAAATTTTTGACATAATATTTTGTAGAAATGTTTTAATATATTTTAATACCGATCAAATAAATAAAATAATAAAAAGCATTTTAAAGTATCTCAAACCTAATGGTATTCTTATTCTTGGAATTAGCGAATCTATAAATAAAAATGAATTAATGCTAAACTTAATAGACAAATCCATTTATATGCATTTAGAGTTTACAAACTCATTGAGTGAAGAAGAAATAATAGCTATCCCTGAAAAAAAACTTATTCGTGTTTTCTGTATCGATGATTCCGTAACAATTCTTAGACAACTAGAAAGAATATTAACAAATGAACGTGGATTCAAAATTGTAGGAACAGCTTCCTCTGCAGCGGAAGCTCGCTGCTCTATAAGCAACTTGCCAACTATTGACGTCGTTATTTTAGATCTCTATTTACCAGATGAATCCGGTATTGACTATCTGAAATCGATTCCTAACATAGACAAACATCCCCCCGTACTTATTATGAGTTCAGTAGAACGTGATAGCAATCAAATGGCACTCGAGGCTCTCAAATATGGAGCTGTCGACTATGTCGAGAAAATTGGCCTTGAAAACATCAAGAAATTGAGTGATGAGTTGTGTTTTAAAATTGAAACAATTTATATTGAAAACAAAGATAATAATAAAATTATTCAAAAAAACACCCATTCTAAAAAAGAAAAAATAAAAATATTAATAGTTGAAGACTCAGAAACAATTCGTTATCAAATCAAAAAAATGCTTTCTGCAAATAATGATTTAGAAGTTATAGCAGAACTCAGCGATCCTTTACTAATTGAGGAAACTATTGAAAAATATAAACCCGATGTCTTAACACTTGATATTAAACTCCCAAAAATGAATGGGGTTGAAGTTCTAAAAAAACTGATACCTAAAAGAAAAATACCGACAATAATTGTCAGCTCACTCAATATGAATGAAGGCTCTTTGGTCATGGATGCTTTAGCATATGGAGCTGTTGATTATTTTCAAAAGCCTGAGCTAGCACGAATGGAAGAAGAGGCAAATATATTAATTGAAAAAATTCTCAATGCAAAAAATGCGCGAATTCGGGTTTATGATAAAAAAGGCACAGCAAAATCAAAATCTCAAACTGGAATAGTTGATAAAAATTTCTTGATTTGTATTGGTTCTTCTACAGGCGGAACAGAAGCAATCAAATATATTTTACAGGATTTACCTGAAAATATTCCGCCTATTCTTATTGTCCAACATATTCCAAAAATCTTTTCCGCCGCCTTTGCTCAAAGTCTCAATGCGCTTTGTCCATTTGAAGTGGTAGAAGCCAAAAATAACGATATCATTTATGCAAATAAAGTTTATATCGCTCCGGGCAGTTTCCAAATGAAAGTTGAACGAATACAGGATAAACTCGTTATTAAAATCTTTGACAGTACAAATGGACTCATCCACAGACCCTCTATCGATGTACTCTTTCACTCAGTTGCTAATCTTGGCCTTAGAAAAACAATGGGCATAATTCTCACGGGTATGGGCTCTGATGGAGCTAAGGGCCTTAAACATCTTAAAGAAACAGGTGCCATTACCATTGCGCAAAATGAAGCCAGTTGCGTGATTTTTGGCATGCCGAAAGAAGCAATCAATTTGAATGCGGTAGATTATATTGAGCCGCTAGAAAGTATTTCAAATAGAATTACAAATATAATCTCATCAAAGCAGCAGAGTGCTAGAATTATTAAAAACTAG
- a CDS encoding chemotaxis protein CheA, producing the protein MVKKSSKSNKNDDNIDNEMHKIFFQEAAVNCEESEKNYLAMSTDPTNETIEQAMRLSHNLKGSAKAVGFYDISDILHNVEEVLLLFKNNLIGFSQEFITLLLECNDRVKYIVEKLKNDPSYKANYEDILLKINEYKTKSPSLPVDNVLVDDITFLDEVEIEKKENVEEIVLNTTKRKAKKIEDADEMIRVSIGKVNQLQEYIGELVILESMLKEQLKIDSSNALKNLFRQMDKITKEVQDNVMSLRLVPILPVFQKLMRTSRDISIEINKKIITEFNGDNTEIDKSILDEISDPLIHMMRNAIDHGIENAEERAAKGKDPEGKITVSAMHEGRFLVIKFADDGKGLDPALIKQKAIEKGLIDKDTILSTDKCFDLIFLPGFSTKAITTDISGRGFGMDIVKNNIENIGGNIQIISEINKGTEFIIRIPLSIGILDAFIVQVKEEKYVIPVQQVRESISFKKSNINHVQGLGDILTLREEEIPIYHLGYGLSTPKYQQNTNEEKVIMILQNRDKKLGVVVDNIINIQSVVTKTFGDELRCEQGITGGVILGDGIPVPIIEIADLIEGNEFKKNIAKFSSNNSQKDN; encoded by the coding sequence ATGGTCAAAAAAAGCAGTAAATCAAATAAAAATGATGACAATATCGATAACGAGATGCATAAAATTTTCTTCCAAGAAGCAGCTGTTAATTGTGAAGAATCTGAAAAGAATTATTTAGCTATGTCGACAGATCCTACAAATGAAACAATAGAGCAAGCAATGCGTTTATCGCATAATCTAAAAGGCAGTGCAAAAGCAGTGGGCTTTTATGATATCTCCGATATTCTTCATAATGTTGAAGAAGTATTGTTATTATTTAAGAATAATTTAATCGGATTCAGCCAAGAGTTTATAACATTACTACTCGAATGCAATGATAGAGTTAAATACATTGTTGAAAAACTAAAAAACGACCCTTCATACAAAGCAAATTATGAAGATATTTTATTAAAAATAAATGAATATAAAACAAAGTCTCCTTCTCTCCCTGTAGACAATGTTCTAGTCGATGACATAACATTTCTAGACGAAGTTGAAATAGAAAAAAAAGAAAATGTAGAAGAAATAGTTCTCAATACAACAAAAAGAAAAGCTAAAAAAATAGAAGATGCGGATGAAATGATTCGGGTTTCAATTGGAAAAGTCAATCAATTGCAAGAATATATTGGTGAATTGGTGATTTTAGAAAGCATGTTAAAGGAGCAGTTAAAAATTGACTCTTCAAATGCATTGAAAAATCTTTTTCGCCAGATGGACAAAATAACAAAGGAAGTGCAAGACAATGTCATGAGTCTCCGCTTGGTTCCTATACTGCCTGTTTTTCAAAAACTTATGCGTACCTCACGTGATATTTCAATTGAAATAAATAAAAAAATAATCACTGAATTCAATGGAGATAATACAGAGATTGATAAATCTATTTTAGATGAAATTTCCGATCCACTTATTCATATGATGCGCAATGCCATAGATCATGGAATAGAAAATGCTGAAGAGAGAGCTGCAAAAGGGAAAGATCCTGAAGGAAAAATTACTGTTTCTGCAATGCACGAAGGACGTTTTCTGGTGATAAAATTTGCCGATGATGGCAAAGGGCTCGATCCTGCATTAATAAAACAAAAAGCTATCGAAAAAGGGTTAATAGATAAAGACACAATTTTAAGTACTGACAAATGCTTCGATCTCATATTTTTACCCGGTTTTTCAACCAAAGCGATCACAACAGATATCTCGGGCCGTGGATTTGGCATGGATATTGTGAAAAATAATATTGAAAATATAGGTGGGAATATACAAATAATCTCCGAAATAAATAAAGGAACAGAGTTCATAATAAGAATACCTTTATCAATTGGTATCCTCGATGCATTTATTGTTCAAGTTAAAGAAGAAAAATATGTTATCCCTGTTCAGCAGGTCAGAGAAAGCATCAGTTTTAAAAAAAGTAATATTAATCATGTCCAAGGATTGGGCGATATTCTCACCCTCCGAGAAGAAGAAATACCTATTTATCATTTAGGCTATGGCCTCAGTACGCCCAAATACCAGCAAAATACGAATGAAGAAAAAGTCATCATGATTTTACAAAATAGAGATAAAAAACTAGGTGTTGTTGTAGATAATATCATAAACATACAATCAGTCGTAACAAAAACATTTGGTGATGAATTGCGCTGCGAACAAGGAATAACAGGCGGAGTTATACTTGGTGACGGAATACCTGTACCCATAATTGAAATCGCTGACTTGATTGAAGGAAATGAATTCAAGAAAAATATTGCAAAATTCTCATCAAACAATTCACAAAAGGATAATTGA
- a CDS encoding methyl-accepting chemotaxis protein gives MFKTSYGLKVKIAFICISIAVISSVFSLFLIFTGLNDQEDLIKDQLMLISKSISNSIQDQFYERYLGTTAISGRVNGFKLNSSEAIDQLNKYVDNYQIYELVLICDFNGNLLAANSKDKEGKPLNVEYLYKYNFRSESWFNAVLQKKWTEDKSKGLEGVHFEDPNFYSYIDETFKGKKFFNALSTYIYNANGQPIAIVANFVNFEWAENSLLRLYADFERTNWKSAQINLLDKSGTLIIDYSPVLNNWNKEILHDDKVLKKLNLAERGNVAAIAAQKGGEGSTETLNVRRQVKQLAGFTQVTGKKFVDDIGWKILLQIDRSEIYSNINFVKNLFMTLFAIVVTTTIIVSLLFSTRLSKRLLDLTQLLSSSNNVLNRTAQEMASSSEQLSTSANEQAASLQETVSSLNEINSMVTKTSDMANVSKNKSEISKNTVNSGKIAIDKMLNAIQNIKVSNDAVLNTVNQGNRKIADIVKVISEIENKTKVINEIVFQTKLLSFNASVEAARAGEHGKGFSVVAQEVGNLAQMSGNSAREISQMLDSSISKVKAISDEIETEIEKIIHECKLRVDEGENVSRDCADKFEKILTTSEEINSLINDIASSAKEQAKGLTEINKSMHEIDGITHQNAMAAQETSKASLALIKQGQEIHDISNDLHEIIQGYTIDKVNSKVNYPPNSGGESFRQSEYKVEHEKKQKKHTPIPEDKVPSASDPRFEDL, from the coding sequence ATGTTTAAAACTTCATATGGACTCAAAGTAAAAATAGCATTTATCTGTATTAGCATAGCTGTGATCAGTTCTGTATTCTCTTTATTTTTAATATTTACGGGTTTAAATGACCAAGAAGATCTTATTAAAGATCAACTTATGCTTATTTCTAAGTCGATTAGCAATTCTATCCAGGATCAATTCTATGAGCGTTACTTAGGGACAACAGCAATTTCTGGGCGAGTGAATGGTTTTAAACTTAATAGCTCGGAAGCAATCGATCAACTCAATAAATATGTAGACAATTATCAGATATATGAATTGGTTTTAATCTGCGATTTTAATGGTAATTTACTCGCTGCAAACTCTAAAGATAAAGAAGGAAAACCTTTAAATGTAGAATATTTGTATAAATATAATTTTCGAAGTGAAAGTTGGTTTAATGCTGTATTACAAAAAAAATGGACCGAAGATAAAAGTAAAGGACTTGAAGGTGTGCATTTTGAAGATCCGAACTTTTATTCATATATCGATGAAACTTTTAAAGGAAAAAAGTTTTTCAATGCTTTATCCACTTATATTTATAATGCAAATGGCCAACCCATTGCGATAGTCGCTAACTTTGTCAATTTCGAATGGGCAGAGAATTCACTTCTTCGCTTGTATGCTGATTTCGAAAGAACCAATTGGAAAAGTGCGCAAATAAACTTATTAGATAAATCAGGAACGTTGATAATTGACTATTCACCTGTTCTGAACAATTGGAACAAAGAAATTCTCCACGATGACAAAGTCCTTAAAAAGTTAAACCTCGCAGAACGAGGCAATGTGGCTGCAATTGCAGCCCAAAAAGGGGGTGAAGGGAGCACGGAAACGCTCAATGTCAGAAGGCAGGTCAAACAGTTAGCAGGATTTACCCAAGTCACTGGCAAGAAATTTGTTGATGATATTGGTTGGAAAATATTGCTGCAAATTGATCGGAGTGAAATATATTCCAATATCAATTTTGTAAAAAATCTATTTATGACACTTTTTGCTATTGTTGTCACAACCACGATTATAGTGAGCTTACTTTTTAGCACACGATTAAGTAAAAGATTACTCGATCTCACACAATTGCTGAGCAGCAGCAATAATGTTTTAAATAGAACTGCACAAGAGATGGCTTCCTCGAGTGAACAACTCTCAACTTCTGCCAACGAACAAGCCGCATCCTTGCAAGAAACAGTTTCAAGTTTAAATGAAATCAACTCGATGGTGACAAAGACATCGGATATGGCCAATGTATCGAAGAATAAATCTGAAATAAGTAAAAACACAGTCAATTCTGGGAAAATCGCCATTGATAAAATGCTCAATGCCATTCAAAATATTAAAGTAAGCAATGACGCTGTCTTAAACACGGTTAATCAAGGTAACAGAAAAATTGCAGATATTGTAAAGGTGATCAGCGAAATTGAAAACAAAACGAAAGTAATTAATGAAATTGTTTTTCAAACTAAACTCTTGTCTTTTAATGCCAGTGTCGAAGCTGCGCGTGCAGGAGAACATGGCAAAGGATTTTCTGTCGTTGCCCAAGAGGTTGGGAATTTAGCACAGATGAGTGGTAATTCTGCCAGAGAAATTTCACAAATGCTCGACTCGAGCATCAGTAAAGTCAAAGCAATCTCCGACGAAATCGAAACAGAAATCGAAAAAATTATTCATGAATGTAAATTACGCGTTGATGAAGGAGAAAACGTCAGCCGCGATTGTGCAGATAAATTTGAAAAGATATTAACCACAAGTGAAGAGATAAACTCTTTAATAAATGACATTGCCTCATCCGCTAAAGAACAAGCCAAAGGTCTCACAGAAATAAATAAATCGATGCATGAAATAGATGGAATCACTCATCAGAATGCAATGGCAGCCCAGGAAACTTCGAAAGCGTCTCTTGCGCTCATAAAACAAGGTCAGGAGATCCATGATATCTCAAATGATTTACATGAAATCATCCAAGGATACACAATTGATAAAGTCAACTCAAAAGTAAATTATCCACCGAATTCTGGTGGAGAGTCATTTCGGCAAAGTGAATATAAAGTTGAGCATGAGAAAAAGCAAAAGAAACACACACCCATACCTGAAGATAAAGTACCATCAGCGAGTGATCCGCGATTTGAAGACTTGTAA
- a CDS encoding MFS transporter — MKKLLPILTVRFCSSLGDQALVYGIPILVFQLTGSMSASGMAFAIEWIPRLIAMPLSGAAADIFGPRRLLLSSDIVRFMLTLLAGFILLFPLNSISTIALIFGILGGAVGFFHEMAFVSFESLAPRLVSLHDLPKLHTLLQGLDLGTQIIAPRLAALLLIIFSPTAFILCLSFIFLSSFLFSSQSKLIKNASLDDIKNIDFKILHKLTLQQLSEGILFVLKSKNILALIAISIAMNFSIGIVLSGSAGYLKEGLGSTAQMAGVLGTAAGVLGLIGFIIIPYYLKKFSLISLGFLGVVLFFICNISIPMAHNFWLYGLLYAGLFLADGFYTVYMRTVRVTLIPKDVFSSAIGIILLLNFIFMPISGLALALFGGSAEYFRELVIVSSALFLIVSLFSLKALSKVRF; from the coding sequence ATGAAAAAACTTCTCCCTATATTAACAGTTAGGTTTTGCAGTTCTCTTGGGGATCAAGCTTTGGTTTATGGTATCCCCATTTTGGTTTTTCAATTGACAGGGAGTATGTCTGCTTCTGGTATGGCATTTGCCATCGAATGGATTCCGCGCTTGATTGCTATGCCGTTGAGTGGAGCCGCCGCAGATATTTTTGGGCCACGAAGATTGCTTTTAAGCTCAGATATTGTTCGCTTTATGCTTACATTACTGGCGGGTTTTATTTTGCTATTTCCCCTCAATTCTATCTCAACAATTGCATTGATTTTTGGAATATTAGGCGGTGCTGTTGGATTTTTTCATGAAATGGCTTTTGTTTCTTTTGAATCTTTAGCGCCTCGTTTGGTGTCGTTACATGATTTGCCAAAGTTACACACTCTTTTACAAGGTCTCGATCTTGGCACGCAAATAATAGCACCCAGGCTTGCGGCACTTCTCTTAATTATTTTTAGTCCAACTGCATTTATTTTATGTTTATCGTTTATATTTCTCAGCAGTTTTTTATTTTCGAGTCAAAGTAAACTGATAAAAAATGCTTCTCTTGATGATATTAAAAATATTGACTTTAAAATTTTACATAAGTTAACTTTGCAACAATTAAGTGAAGGGATATTGTTTGTCTTAAAATCAAAAAATATCTTGGCATTGATTGCAATTTCTATTGCAATGAATTTTTCCATTGGCATCGTTCTGTCAGGCAGTGCGGGGTATTTAAAAGAAGGGCTTGGCAGTACGGCTCAAATGGCAGGGGTGCTCGGAACCGCAGCCGGTGTGTTAGGATTAATTGGCTTTATTATTATCCCTTATTATTTAAAAAAGTTTAGTTTAATCTCTTTAGGATTTTTGGGAGTAGTTTTATTCTTTATTTGTAATATAAGTATTCCGATGGCTCATAATTTTTGGCTTTATGGCTTATTATATGCGGGTCTTTTTCTAGCAGATGGATTTTATACAGTGTATATGCGGACTGTGCGAGTCACTCTCATACCAAAAGATGTTTTTTCAAGTGCAATTGGTATTATACTGTTACTTAATTTTATTTTTATGCCTATTTCAGGTTTAGCTCTTGCCCTATTTGGTGGATCAGCAGAGTATTTTCGCGAATTAGTAATAGTGTCCTCTGCGCTCTTTTTAATTGTTTCATTATTTTCATTAAAGGCATTGAGCAAAGTAAGATTTTGA
- a CDS encoding ATP-grasp domain-containing protein gives MRNIIIVEPQSSGLKLVEQALEEGYQVWLASAEIGERNIPDSFKNKIAGIIHCDSMSADNIFQEVQKISVEKGINFEAVIPGFEYYVDVCAKVAKDLSLNSLDVENARCCRLKNLMRERLKQNKVDVPDFIFLKSEQTEQDIPSEFPFPAIIKPVNMSGSMHVYKVYSRAELAEKIKIIINSNDNDLDLAVSKELLIEEYIDGDEFSVEGIVNSLNGEIHIWSVTRKLLGGASGFVEIGHIVSDFSKLDNADQMIAYTKQVVLALGIDKGPFHAELSFCKKRKQPILMEIGARLAGDHLPELISEARGTSFFKSALNSLLMQDIEKPQLWQGASGICFLLRNQDQLTAKIEQKLDCIDWKYLKEMHWTVAHDTQIHGDFRDRICTARFYGENIIELEHEMKQFYELNQL, from the coding sequence ATGAGAAATATTATTATTGTAGAACCACAATCGTCAGGACTTAAACTTGTTGAACAAGCCCTTGAAGAAGGATATCAAGTGTGGCTTGCCTCGGCTGAAATAGGTGAGAGAAATATTCCAGATTCATTTAAAAATAAAATTGCAGGAATAATTCATTGTGATTCTATGTCAGCCGATAATATTTTTCAGGAAGTGCAAAAAATTTCTGTTGAGAAGGGCATAAACTTTGAAGCTGTTATTCCTGGATTTGAATATTATGTGGATGTGTGTGCAAAAGTTGCTAAAGATTTGAGTTTAAATTCCTTAGATGTAGAAAATGCAAGATGCTGCCGACTTAAAAACTTAATGAGAGAGCGATTAAAGCAGAATAAAGTCGATGTCCCAGATTTTATATTTTTAAAATCAGAGCAAACAGAACAGGACATCCCAAGTGAGTTTCCTTTTCCAGCAATCATTAAGCCTGTAAATATGTCAGGCAGCATGCATGTTTATAAAGTTTATTCCCGTGCTGAATTAGCTGAAAAAATAAAAATAATAATAAATTCAAATGACAATGATCTCGATCTCGCAGTTTCAAAAGAACTTCTAATTGAAGAATATATCGATGGTGATGAATTTAGTGTTGAAGGAATCGTAAATTCATTAAATGGTGAAATTCATATTTGGTCCGTCACAAGGAAACTTTTAGGCGGAGCTTCTGGCTTTGTGGAAATAGGTCATATTGTGAGCGACTTTAGCAAGCTCGACAATGCCGATCAGATGATTGCGTATACCAAACAAGTTGTGTTGGCATTGGGGATTGACAAAGGTCCTTTTCATGCAGAGTTAAGTTTTTGTAAGAAGCGCAAACAACCCATTTTAATGGAAATTGGGGCTCGTCTTGCGGGGGATCATTTACCTGAACTGATTTCCGAAGCGCGTGGAACATCTTTTTTTAAATCCGCACTCAACTCATTATTAATGCAAGATATTGAGAAACCTCAATTGTGGCAGGGTGCTTCTGGTATTTGCTTTTTATTAAGAAATCAGGATCAGTTAACTGCTAAAATTGAACAGAAATTAGACTGTATAGATTGGAAATATTTAAAAGAAATGCATTGGACTGTAGCCCACGACACTCAGATACACGGTGATTTTAGAGATCGTATCTGTACAGCTCGCTTTTATGGCGAGAATATTATTGAACTTGAACATGAGATGAAACAATTTTATGAACTGAATCAATTATAA